In the genome of Thermostichus vulcanus str. 'Rupite', the window GATTAGCTGGACGGAAATGCGGGATGACCGAGAGCTGATGAAATTGGAAGGTGCCGAAGCAATCCGCCAACTCCAGGAACTGGCGGAGCTGATCAAAGAGGAGCTTGTGGTTGCTGCTACAGCTCCAGAGGCCCTAGTGGCCGGTGTTTAGGCCCAATCTGAGTAGATTTCATCAGATCTCACTGAACCTGTTTTGGCAGAGGCAGGGATCCAAGGGATTTACTTGAATGGGAATGGGTGGGACGGGAATCTGGCCTCCGCTTCAGACTATCCAGGGCTCCCGGCAGGCGGTGTGGATGTACTTGCCAAGGTACACCTGATTACCTGTCTCATTCCACTGTACAAAGTCAAAAATTTGGGTGAGCAGAAAGGTGCCTCGCCCCGCTTCTTCCGTTTCCGGGATACCGCACTGGCAGCGATGGAGCTCGTGTTGGGGACGAAACCCAGACCCTTGATCTCGCACCAACCATTGGTAGAACGGCTCCGAGCTAGCGTACTCGATGATGACGTGCTTACTGGGATCAAGACCATTTCCGTGCTGAACGGCATTGATAATCGCCTCCTGTAGGCCCAGGCGCACCTCAGCTCTCCAGGCAGGTGGCACTTTTGAGAGCAGCAGGTCAAGCACAGGCTGCGTGTAGAGGGTGGAGGGGAAGCTGATGACGCTCCAGGAGCAGTTGACAGGTCTGAGGGAGAGGGCAATCACAGAGGCGGTCTTCCCGGGGGCACAACGCTCTCTTCTATTCTAGCGAAATCCCAGGTTGCGTCAGCCTAGATGGGTTGACCAGGACAACGCCGCGACCGGGGCGCGGTGGCATCCTTTTGCCGTACCATCTTGAGTGGTGAAGTTCTTCGCGGCTATGTTGATCAAAATTGGGGATAAGGTTAGGGTTCGCTCGGTTCAGGATCGCGGGCAGGAAGACATGAAGGCGCTGGTGGGCAAAGAGGCTGTGGTGCTAGCGCGGCGGGTGGTGGATGGCAGCGGCGTCGGCTACATTTTGGAGTTTCCTGACCGATCTCGGCATTGGTTTTTTGAGAGTGAACTGGAAGGGATTTAAGCCCCTGCTTGTGTTGCCGTTGCCTGGATAGTCTTTGGATAATCTGTTGGCTACTCCTCCTCCCCATTTGAATCGCCGTTTGTTAGCCCGCCAGATGGCCGCACAGGTGGATGGCCTGACGGTAGAGATGGCGGCGGCGGCCCTAGAGGCGATGCTGGAAAGCATTAGCCGGTGTCTGGCTCAAGGGGGATCCGTGCGGCTGGCTCGCTTTGGCACGTTTTCTTTGCGACATCGCTCCGCTCGGCAAACCTATCACCCGCGCACCAAGGCCCCGATCCGGATCCCGGCTGCGGATGTGCCGCATTTTGTCCCCAGTCCGGAGTTGGGTCGTCCGGCTGTAGCTGCCGTTCTGGAATCCGAGCCGAACAAGCCCGTCTAAGATGGCCACATGATTGCCACGTTGCTTTGGTTCCGCACCGATTTGCGTCTGCTGGATCACGAGCCTTTGCGGCGGGCCTGTGGACAGGGATCCCCATTGATCCCGTTGTATTGCCTGGATCCGCGCCAATGGGGGCAGACCTCCTTTGGCTTTCCCAAAACCGGGCCATTTCGCAGCCAGTTTTTGCTCGAATGTTTGGCGGATCTGCGGCAGGCGCTGCAAAAGGAGGGATCCGACCTGGTGATCCGGCAGGGCTATCCAGAAGCGGTGATCCCAGCCCTGGTTAAGACATGGCAGGTCAAGGCGGTCTATGCCCATGAGGAGGTGGGTACGGAAGAAGCAGCGGTGACTCAAGCTGTGAGACAGGCTTTGCAACCGTTGGGTGTATCTCTACACACTGACTGGGGCCATACCCTCTATCACCCTGAGGATCTCCCCTTTCCCCTATCCCAATTGCCGGAGCTGTTCACCCGGTTTCGCAAACAGGTGGAAGAGACCCCTACCCTCATCCGGGATCCCTTACCCATCCCTAAGATACCCCCTTTGCCTAGGGGTTTGGATCCCGGTTTGCTGCCAACGCTGAAGGATTTGGGCTTGTCGTTGCCGCCCCCCGATCCACGGGCGCAATTCACCTATAGAGGGGGAAGTACAGCTGGTCAGGCCCGCCTTCACAGCTACTTCTGGGAACAGGATCGGCTGCGCTGCTACAAAGAGACTCGCAACGGCATGTTGGATCCCAACGCTGGGTCACGGCTTTCCGCTTGGTTGGCTTTAGGATGCCTCTCCCCCCGCACGGTGTACGCAGAGGTAAAGCGGTACGAACAGGAACGGGTGCGCAACGAATCCACCTACTGGCTGGTCTTCGAGCTGCTGTGGCGGGATTATTTTCGCTTTATCTTGGCCAAACACGGGCGCAAGCTGTTTCGTCCTTCCGGTTTGCAAGGGATCCCGATGCCTTGGCAACAGGATTGGCCCCGCTTTCAGCTGTGGTGTCGGGGAGAAACCGGCTACCCGCTGGTGGATGCCAACATGAGGGAGCTGGCGGCGACAGGGTTTATGTCCAATCGGGGACGGCAGAATGTGGCCAGCTTTCTCACCAAGAACCTGGGGATTGACTGGCGCATGGGGGCGGAATGGTTTGAGTCGCTGTTGATCGACTCCGACGTGGCCAGCAACTACGGCAATTGGAACTACAGCGCCGGCGTGGGCAACGATGCCCGGGGTTTTCGCTACTTCAACATTCCCAAGCAATCCCGTGATTATGACCCCAAGGGGGAGTACCTACGCCACTGGCTACCGGAACTGGCCGGGCTTCCGGGGGATAAAATCCATGAGCCCTATCGTCTTAATGCCTTTGAGCAGCGGCAGTTTGGGGTACACCTGGGAGTAACCTATCCGCGCCCTGTGGTGGATCTCCAGAAATCCCTACAGGTCAATCAGCGGGCCTACGAAGCTGCTTTGGAGCGCTGCCGCTCTCAGGTTTAATTTTGCTGAAGCTGCTGTATATGCTGTACCTGCTCCAGGGTTAGTCCTATTGCTGTGGCAATCCTCTACTGTTCATTCTTCATTTGTTCATTCTTCATTCACCGCAAAAAGCGGGCCAACAGCAGCATACCGATGCCTCCAAACAGAATATTAAAGCTCCAGGCCGCCGCCCAAGGAGGCAATGCCCCGGCTTCCCCCAAACTGCGGGACACACTCAAAATCACGTAGTAGCCAAACACCAACAAAATGCCAAAAACTACGCCACCATAGCGGCCTACCCGGCGGGCTGTACTGGATCCCAGGGGCAGAGAAATCAACACCGCAAAAAAGCTGGCCAAGGGCAAGGAAAAGCGCAGATGAAACTCCGTGCGCAGAGCCTGGGTATTCAGATTAGAGCGGGCTAGGCGAGCAATCCGTTCTGCCAATTCCGGTAAGCGCAACTCGCTCGGGGGAACCGGTGGTTGCATGAGGGTGGCCAAATCCTCCGACACTTGCAATGGCTTGCGATCGAAGGGTTGCTCCGCAATGCTGGTGCCAGCAGGGCCATAAATGTGGTGAACTCCTTCAATCAAGCTCCACTCCAGCCCATTCCACACTGCTTGGGCCGCCAGCGTCACTTCCACCAACTGGTATTTTCCCCCCGGCAATGGATTCACTCGCAACACGCTCACATCCTGCATCGTATTCAGCCGCGGATCCACTTGGCGGATGAAAAACCACAGGTTGTCTTCTGTTTTAAAAAAAACATCGTATTGAACAGGTGTAGTGGCCTGGGTGAGCAAAGCCTGCTGATCAATCTCGCGGATCTGTTGTTTGCTGGCCGGAAGTAACACGTTACTGATACCAAAGGCGCTCAGGCTCATGGTCAAGCCCACCAATAACAGGGGCCTGAAAATCCGCGTAAACGGGATCCCGGCTGCCCGCAAAGCGGTGATCTCGCTATTGCCGCTCAGTTTGCCCAACGTGAGCATGGTGGCAAAAAAAGCGGCGATTGGCATGCCCAGCACCACCATCTCCGGCATATCCAGAACCAGAAGGCGCAACACCATCAACGGCGGGACGGATCCCTCTACCAATCGTTCGGCCAAGGTAAACAGTCGGCCCACCAGCAGCAGCAGGGTGCCCCCCGCCACACCAGCCAGCACTGGGGTGAGCATCTGCCCAAACAGATAGCGCTCCAACAGCCAGAACTTGGTTAGCAAAGGGGCAATCCTCCAACTGCACCGGCCACCCACTCTAGCCTATGGGGCCTGGCGGTTCTGAGGCACTGGGGTTAGGATCCGGATTCTTGTGCAGCACCTGCAGAGGCAGTTCTGGACTAAGTTGGGCTCCCCAAGTGGCTAGGTAGGCCCGTTGTTCTGGGGAAAGACGACGCACCTGACGAAAATCGGCCCCTGCCACGACCGCTCCGGCATAGGCTCCGCTTTTGAAGTCTGGCTTTTGTCCCGGTTGAGCAGGAGAAGCGGTTTCCAAAGATCCGACAAACAACAAAGCCCGATACAAATCCGCTCCCCGCAAATCCGCATGGCGTAGGTTAGCCCCACACAAGTTGGCATGGCTGAGGTCACAGTCCCGCAGGTCGGCCCCCTCTAGGCTGGCTTCACTCAGGTCAATGGCCCGCAGTTGGGTTCCGTGCAAATCGGCCCCCTCCAACATCGTTTCCAGATTCACGACGCGGATCCCGTGCAGGCGATCCCGTTGGTAGCCCCCCTTGCCATCCAAAATCGGGCGACCCAAGTGATCATCGCGCCGTAGGGGGCTGAGCAAATTGGCTGTAGACAGAAAGCGCAGGATCTTGGCTTTGCCAAAGCGATCCACCCCATTCAACAGCGCGGCGGTGCGTCCAGCGGCAATGGCGCGTTCTAAGGGCCAATCGTCCAGTTGTCCATCCGGGGCCAAGACCAAACCGGAGATCCCCTCAAAGTAAGCATCGATGGTTTGCTGTTGGGTGATCACATTCTGCTGAATCGTCAGATCCCGCGAGATGATGTACTGCCTCCAGGCAATGTAGGCGGCCAAAATGGCGATCAAGATTTGCCCTGCCGCCCCAAACACCTCCCCCAACGCTCCAATCGCCTCCCAACTCAGGGATCCCACTCCGGAGAAGACTCCACTCAGGCTCATCCCCCCGATCAAGGCTAAGCTCAGGGCCAAAACCATCCACAGAGAACCCGGCCAGGTACGCACCTGATGCCAAAGGCCGCGCCCAACCCTGATCCAAAACGGTCGTCCCCACCACCCGGCCAGACCCAGTAGCAGCAGCACCGCGACCCAACCCATTCCCTGCTGATCCCACAGCAAGGCCAGCACCAATAGCCCAGTCGGGATCCCCAACAACAATAGGTTCAAGAGCGTCCCCAACCCAGAACCGGCCACTGGAGAGACAGAGTCGAAAGCAAGAAACTCGGGGGCAAAGGGTTTGGCGGTCATGGGATCTTTACTGTTGTTTGGATTGGCGGCAGGAAACTCTAGGGCTAGTGTTGAGGTTGGGGAAAAAGCCTGCGTTTCTCCGTATCTGGGGCTGAGTGCCAGGGCAGGATCCCGTCCCCCAGGTTTGTTAGGATAACTTCGACCTTCCTTCTCTAGCCCAACCCGGTGTGAGGGTGACAACTATGATGATCTCTTTATTGTCTGTCCGGTTGATGGCTGGCAAGTCCAGCTTACGTGTTCAGCGTCTCACCTCTTCATTGCTCCTCAGCACCACCTTACTGCTGGCAGCAGGCTTTGATCCTGGCTGGGCACAAACCTCTTTGGATACAGGCATTTCTGGCGATCAAACCCTACCCAGTGCTCCGCCGTTACCCGACAACCGCCCCGCCATTTTTGTGGACGCGGCCAATGGCAGCGATACCCGTGGTGATGGATCCCGTAACAACCCCTTCCAAACCATTACCCATGCGACTCAGCGAGCCCCTGCCGGTAGTGTCATTCAGCTTTTCCCAGGGATTTATAGCGAGCAGAGCGGTGAGATTTTCCCGATTCGTCTCAAGGCTGGCCTCACCCTGCGGGGCGACGAATCCACCTTGGGGGAAGGCTACCTGATCACGGGAGGCGGCACCTACATCAGCCCGACCGTGGCCCGACAAAACGTCACCATGCTGGCGGAAACGGGGGCAGAAGTACGGGGCGTCACGATGCGCAATGAAGGGCGGCGGGGCTATGCCCTTTGGATTGAATCGGCTTCGCCGCGTGTGCTCAACAACAGCTTTGTCGGCAGCATCCACGATGGTATTTTCATCACCGGCGCTTCCAATCCTTGGGTGGAAGGGAATCGCTTCTACCAAAATGGGGCCAATGGCATTTCCGTCTTGGGTACCTCTCAGCCCACCATCGTCAATAACCTATTTCAAGAAACCGGCTTCGGCCTTACCCTCGATCAGCGCTCTACCCCGATTGTGCGCAACAACCGCATTCTGCAAAATCGCACCGGTGTGATCGTCGGGGGCAGCGCCCGGCCCATTCTGCGCAACAACTTGATCGCCCAGAACCTGGAAACCGGCCTCACCGCCATCACCACAGCTCTACCGGATTTGGGTACGGCTGTGGATCCCGGCAACAACATCTTTGAAGGCAACGGCCAATACGACATCAACAACTCCACTCGCGGCCTGCGCATCAATGCCAACGGCAACCAGTTGCGAGGCCAAACCAAAGGGGATCTGGATCTGGCGGGCCAAACCACCGTTGCGGCTGCCCCCACCGCCGCTCCCAACCCGATTTCCCCTGGCGCGCTTTCCTTGCCCAGCACCCCCACTTTACCGGCGGCGTCTGCGCCTGCGGCGACTACCCCTACGGAAGCAACGCCCACCTTGCCGACCCTGACCGTGCCAGAGACCACCTCCCCCACTGCTATTCCCCCCACGGATGGAGCGCAAGGTACCCTAGCCCAGGGATCCGGAGGGCGCATTTTACCC includes:
- a CDS encoding ATP-binding protein; translation: MIALSLRPVNCSWSVISFPSTLYTQPVLDLLLSKVPPAWRAEVRLGLQEAIINAVQHGNGLDPSKHVIIEYASSEPFYQWLVRDQGSGFRPQHELHRCQCGIPETEEAGRGTFLLTQIFDFVQWNETGNQVYLGKYIHTACREPWIV
- the petP gene encoding cytochrome b6f subunit PetP codes for the protein MLIKIGDKVRVRSVQDRGQEDMKALVGKEAVVLARRVVDGSGVGYILEFPDRSRHWFFESELEGI
- a CDS encoding HU family DNA-binding protein, producing the protein MDNLLATPPPHLNRRLLARQMAAQVDGLTVEMAAAALEAMLESISRCLAQGGSVRLARFGTFSLRHRSARQTYHPRTKAPIRIPAADVPHFVPSPELGRPAVAAVLESEPNKPV
- a CDS encoding DASH family cryptochrome; translation: MIATLLWFRTDLRLLDHEPLRRACGQGSPLIPLYCLDPRQWGQTSFGFPKTGPFRSQFLLECLADLRQALQKEGSDLVIRQGYPEAVIPALVKTWQVKAVYAHEEVGTEEAAVTQAVRQALQPLGVSLHTDWGHTLYHPEDLPFPLSQLPELFTRFRKQVEETPTLIRDPLPIPKIPPLPRGLDPGLLPTLKDLGLSLPPPDPRAQFTYRGGSTAGQARLHSYFWEQDRLRCYKETRNGMLDPNAGSRLSAWLALGCLSPRTVYAEVKRYEQERVRNESTYWLVFELLWRDYFRFILAKHGRKLFRPSGLQGIPMPWQQDWPRFQLWCRGETGYPLVDANMRELAATGFMSNRGRQNVASFLTKNLGIDWRMGAEWFESLLIDSDVASNYGNWNYSAGVGNDARGFRYFNIPKQSRDYDPKGEYLRHWLPELAGLPGDKIHEPYRLNAFEQRQFGVHLGVTYPRPVVDLQKSLQVNQRAYEAALERCRSQV
- a CDS encoding LptF/LptG family permease yields the protein MLTKFWLLERYLFGQMLTPVLAGVAGGTLLLLVGRLFTLAERLVEGSVPPLMVLRLLVLDMPEMVVLGMPIAAFFATMLTLGKLSGNSEITALRAAGIPFTRIFRPLLLVGLTMSLSAFGISNVLLPASKQQIREIDQQALLTQATTPVQYDVFFKTEDNLWFFIRQVDPRLNTMQDVSVLRVNPLPGGKYQLVEVTLAAQAVWNGLEWSLIEGVHHIYGPAGTSIAEQPFDRKPLQVSEDLATLMQPPVPPSELRLPELAERIARLARSNLNTQALRTEFHLRFSLPLASFFAVLISLPLGSSTARRVGRYGGVVFGILLVFGYYVILSVSRSLGEAGALPPWAAAWSFNILFGGIGMLLLARFLR
- a CDS encoding pentapeptide repeat-containing protein; the encoded protein is MTAKPFAPEFLAFDSVSPVAGSGLGTLLNLLLLGIPTGLLVLALLWDQQGMGWVAVLLLLGLAGWWGRPFWIRVGRGLWHQVRTWPGSLWMVLALSLALIGGMSLSGVFSGVGSLSWEAIGALGEVFGAAGQILIAILAAYIAWRQYIISRDLTIQQNVITQQQTIDAYFEGISGLVLAPDGQLDDWPLERAIAAGRTAALLNGVDRFGKAKILRFLSTANLLSPLRRDDHLGRPILDGKGGYQRDRLHGIRVVNLETMLEGADLHGTQLRAIDLSEASLEGADLRDCDLSHANLCGANLRHADLRGADLYRALLFVGSLETASPAQPGQKPDFKSGAYAGAVVAGADFRQVRRLSPEQRAYLATWGAQLSPELPLQVLHKNPDPNPSASEPPGPIG
- a CDS encoding DUF1565 domain-containing protein, producing MMISLLSVRLMAGKSSLRVQRLTSSLLLSTTLLLAAGFDPGWAQTSLDTGISGDQTLPSAPPLPDNRPAIFVDAANGSDTRGDGSRNNPFQTITHATQRAPAGSVIQLFPGIYSEQSGEIFPIRLKAGLTLRGDESTLGEGYLITGGGTYISPTVARQNVTMLAETGAEVRGVTMRNEGRRGYALWIESASPRVLNNSFVGSIHDGIFITGASNPWVEGNRFYQNGANGISVLGTSQPTIVNNLFQETGFGLTLDQRSTPIVRNNRILQNRTGVIVGGSARPILRNNLIAQNLETGLTAITTALPDLGTAVDPGNNIFEGNGQYDINNSTRGLRINANGNQLRGQTKGDLDLAGQTTVAAAPTAAPNPISPGALSLPSTPTLPAASAPAATTPTEATPTLPTLTVPETTSPTAIPPTDGAQGTLAQGSGGRILPPAGEAEAATAAPVTASETAPQPQAQEFTAVPFTPDGSTTPALPVAQSPAASSNPSSPPLTDITTLLPPPAQRQSQAAPVAPAPAAPPAPAVAAADSATRFRVLVTPRSSEDLSRLQQLIPGAVETVFNGRNVLQAGLYDSRSQAQSVLDQLLDAGFEAVAEMIFR